A window of the Arachis duranensis cultivar V14167 chromosome 5, aradu.V14167.gnm2.J7QH, whole genome shotgun sequence genome harbors these coding sequences:
- the LOC107489829 gene encoding disease resistance protein RPV1-like, protein MSSSTSEAMKLATVSLAISTELFVKRKSAPSWISRILLVARKSSKHLLGQLKAPGLPSSCSPSIMSRIKHQFGEPLFVTQPIYPACISKGMNLNTNLLRGSLNRFWRLLKKTLYQSEQSPECKLPTIRYHRFLSHGNTNTMCSSTLEAVIRYRFTGSLFKALRDKKIHTFMDDVGLHRRNGISRTLIEAIKGSRIAIIVFSENYADSTYCLDELVKILECQESDGQIVFPVFYDVSHNDVRHQTGSYGEGIAKHEEKFKDDPSKVQKWKRALNRAADFTGFVFEGNKYEHEFIGKIVEVVLREIKRVSLHADYPIGLESQVSEVKSLLFSDGYDGVHMVGIYGNAGSGKTTIAHAIYHLIANGFESICFLENVRENSYKHGLVHLQNILLSNIFERKNLKSRNIEHGISTIQHWLQQKKKTLLILDDVDKIEQLQALAGKPDWFGRGTRVIVTTRDKHLLESHGIERIYVMENSNSESNISASAGKDKREQLGEKSTFGDQVNGSLEPLVSEDISLERRKQASVIQGESNTEVIGCNENQADICHTHFPERIDNGQKEVPNEDREVDMVEKSLSAQLESLEEKKRELKSESARSQSMSLENSITN, encoded by the exons ATGTCTTCCTCAACTTCAGAGGCGATGAAACTCGCTACGGTTTCACTGGCTATCTCCACAGAGCTTTTTGTGAAAAGGAAATCCGCACCTTCATGGATCTCGAGGATCTTGTTAGTGGCAAGAAAATCCAGCAAACATTTGCTCGGGCAATTGAAAGCTCCAGGATTGCCATCATCGTGTTCTCCCAGCATTATGTCAAGGATAAAGCACCAATTTGGAGAGCCGCTCTTCGTGACGCAGCCAATTTATCCGGCTTGCATTTCAAAGG ggatgaatttgaACACGAATTTATTGAGAGGATCACTAAACAGGTTTTGGCGATTATTAAAGAAGACACTCTACCAGTCAGAGCAGAGTCCAGAGTGCAAGCTTCCTACGATTCGTTATCATCGTTTTCTGTCTCACGGCAATACCAACACCATGTGTTCCTCAACTTTAGAGGCTGTGATACGCTATCGTTTTACTGGCAGTCTCTTTAAAGCTCTCCGTGACAAGAAAATCCACACTTTCATGGATGATGTAGGACTCCACAGGCGGAATGGTATATCAAGAACACTTATTGAGGCAATTAAAGGTTCCAGAATAGCCATCATTGTGTTCTCTGAGAATTATGCTGATTCTACTTATTGCTTGGATGAACTTGTCAAGATCTTGGAGTGCCAAGAGTCTGATGGCCAGATAGTTTTTCCGGTTTTCTATGATGTAAGTCACAATGATGTGCGACATCAGACAGGTAGTTATGGGGAAGGGATAGCTAAACATGAGGAAAAGTTCAAGGATGACCCATCAAAAGTCCAAAAGTGGAAACGGGCTTTGAATCGAGCAGCTGATTTTACTGGCTTTGTTTTCGAAGG GAATAAATATGAACACGAGTTTATTGGGAAGATCGTTGAAGTAGTGTTAAGGGAGATTAAACGTGTCTCTTTACATGCTGATTATCCAATTGGATTAGAGTCTCAAGTGTCAGAAGTAAAGTCGCTACTATTCTCCGATGGCTATGATGGTGTCCACATGGTAGGGATTTATGGAAATGCCGGATCAGGCAAAACAACTATAGCTCATGCAATTTATCATTTGATTGCTAATGGTTTTGAAAGTATATGTTTTCTTGAAAATGTGAGAGAAAATTCATATAAGCATGGTTTAGTACATCTTCAAAACATACTTCTCTCCAACATTTTCGAAAGGAAGAATCTCAAATCAAGAAACATTGAACATGGAATTTCAACAATACAGCACTGGCTCCAACAAAAGAAGAAGACCCTTTTGATTCTAGATGATGTTGACAAGATAGAACAATTACAAGCTCTTGCTGGAAAACCTGATTGGTTTGGCCGTGGAACTAGAGTCATCGTTACAACCCGGGACAAACATTTACTAGAAAGCCATGGGATTGAAAGAATATATGTGATGGAGAATTCAAATTCG GAGTCAAATATCAGTGCATCAGCTGGAAAGGACAAGAGAGAACAACTGGGTGAAAAAAGCACTTTTGGTGATCAAGTCAATGGTTCGTTGGAACCTCTAGTTTCTGAAGATATTAGTCTTGAAAGGAGAAAACAAGCTTCTGTTATTCAAGGGGAATCAAATACAGAAGTCATAGGTTGTAATGAAAATCAAGCAGACATTTGTCATACTCATTTCCCAGAAAGAATTGATAATGGTCAAAAGGAAGTGCCAAATGAAGACAGGGAAGTCGATATGGTTGAGAAGTCTTTGTCCGCTCAGTTAGAATCTttggaggaaaagaaaagagaacttAAGAGCGAATCCGCGCGATCGCAGtcgatgagtttggaaaactctattACTAATTAa
- the LOC127747654 gene encoding TMV resistance protein N-like, whose translation MATLQESGNSSSTLKEWEFDVFLSFRGPETRYGFTGYLHKALCEKGIRTFMDLEDLISGNKIQQTFARAIESSRIAIVVFSEHYADTSFLLRELVKLLECSQRYGQFVLPIFYLVDPGDVRHQRGSYEKAMAVHEE comes from the coding sequence ATGGCCACTCTGCAAGAATCTGGCAACTCTTCTTCTACCTTGAAGGAATGGGAATTCGATGTGTTCCTCAGCTTCAGAGGCCCTGAAACTCGCTACGGTTTCACCGGCTATCTCCACAAAGCTCTCTGTGAAAAAGGAATCCGCACCTTCATGGATCTTGAGGATCTTATCAGTGGCAACAAAATCCAGCAAACGTTTGCTCGGGCAATTGAAAGCTCCAGGATTGCCATCGTTGTGTTCTCAGAGCATTATGCTGACACTTCTTTCTTGTTGAGGGAACTTGTGAAGCTACTGGAGTGCTCTCAACGTTATGGCCAGTTTGTTCTGCCGATTTTCTATTTGGTGGATCCCGGTGACGTGCGGCATCAGAGAGGCAGTTATGAGAAAGCAATGGCGGTGCACGAGGAG
- the LOC107489825 gene encoding disease resistance protein Roq1 yields MLPVVADYPVRPESQVQASFDSASSFSVLRQYQYHVFLSFRGCDTRYRFTGSLFKALRDNKIHTFMDDVGLHRGNDISRTLVEAIKGSRIAIIVFSENYADSTYCLDELVKILECHESDDQFVLPVFYEVDTNDVRRQTGSYGEAMAKHEEKFKDDKSKVEKWKRALHEAANFTGFCFKGKKYEHEFIAKIVGVVSKEIKRVALPVADYPIGLESQVSKVKSLIFSDGYDGVHMIGIHGNGGSGKTTIAHAIYHLIANGFESICFLENVRENSYKHGLVHLQDILLSNIFERKNLKSTSVEQGISNIKHWLQQKKILLILDDVDKIEQLQALAGKPDWFGRGTRVIITTRDKDLLVCHGIQRIYQLENSNPESNITASARKDNTEQVVEKIIGGQVNGSLEPLFSEDTNVDRSKQVSVIQAQSNAQVICQFNENQAEFCHTCSLERIESANITLKVKEELEVKDLSLCAKLASLEEKKRELEEQIRAVKAEISDSTAERQLLREKELAMEKS; encoded by the exons ATGTTACCTGTTGTTGCTGATTACCCAGTCAGACCAGAGTCCCAAGTGCAAGCTTCCTTTGATTCAGCATCATCTTTTTCTGTCTTAAGGCAATACCAATACCATGTGTTTCTCAGCTTCAGAGGCTGTGATACTCGCTATCGTTTCACTGGCAGTCTCTTCAAAGCTCTCCGCGACAACAAAATCCACACCTTCATGGATGATGTAGGTCTTCACAGAGGGAATGATATATCAAGAACACTTGTTGAGGCAATTAAAGGCTCCAGGATTGCCATCATTGTGTTCTCTGAGAACTATGCTGATTCTACTTACTGCTTAGATGAACTTGTCAAGATCTTGGAGTGCCATGAGTCTGATGACCAGTTTGTTTTGCCAGTTTTCTATGAGGTAGATACCAATGACGTGCGACGACAGACAGGTAGTTATGGGGAAGCAATGGCTAAACACGAGGAAAAGTTCAAGGATGACAAATCAAAAGTCGAAAAATGGAAGCGTGCTTTGCATGAAGCAGCTAACTTTACTGGCTTTTGTTTCAAAGG AAAAAAATATGAACATGAGTTTATTGCGAAGATTGTTGGAGTGGTGTCAAAGGAGATTAAACGTGTTGCTTTACCTGTTGCTGACTATCCAATTGGACTAGAGTCTCAAGTGTCGAAAGTAAAATCGCTTATATTCTCTGATGGCTATGATGGTGTCCACATGATAGGGATTCATGGAAATGGTGGATCAGGAAAAACAACAATAGCTCATGCAATTTATCATTTGATTGCTAATGGTTTTGAAAGTATATGTTTTCTGGAAAATGTGAGAGAAAATTCATATAAGCATGGTTTAGTACATCTTCAAGATATACTTCTTTCCAACATATTCGAAAGGAAGAATCTCAAATCAACAAGCGTTGAACAAGGAATTTCAAATATAAAGCACTGGCTCCAACAAAAGAAGATCCTTTTGATTCTAGATGATGTTGACAAGATAGAGCAGTTACAAGCTCTTGCTGGAAAGCCTGATTGGTTCGGCCGTGGAACTAGAGTCATCATTACGACACGAGATAAAGATTTGCTAGTATGCCATGGCATTCAAAGAATATATCAGCTGGAGAATTCAAATCCG GAGTCAAATATCACTGCATCTGCAAGAAAAGACAACACAGAACAAGTGGTTGAAAAAATCATCGGTGGCCAAGTCAATGGTTCATTAGAGCCTCTATTTTCAGAAGATACTAATGTTGATAGAAGCAAACAAGTGTCGGTTATTCAAGCTCAATCAAATGCACAAGTCATATGTCAGTTTAATGAAAACCAAGCAGAGTTTTGTCATACATGTTCTCTAGAAAGAATAGAAAGTGCCAACATCACTTTGAAAGTGAAGGAGGAACTTGAAGTTAAAGACTTGTCTTTGTGTGCTAAGTTGGCATCTttggaggaaaagaaaagagaacttGAAGAGCAAATTCGTGCAGTAAAAGCTGAGATTTCAGATTCTACAGCAGAGAGACAGTTGCTAAGAGAAAAAGAGTTGGCAATGGAAAAAAGCTGA